The Pseudoalteromonas translucida KMM 520 genome has a window encoding:
- a CDS encoding ATP-binding protein, whose amino-acid sequence MVAPQISLKIRQGFILVFVLLVALPILFYSIGTAYYASLVDATEKNLEAHLYSLISEVDFTERGIIMPSTILTPELNNLNSDTYAMIYRDDVPIWYSESAVNVNFTPEYIEPKAGAADFRRVEYNNTSYWQLSLTVILNNIDQSEQARFILLKRNDALVKLMDGFKQTLVDWMFIMGIAIAGLMAIGFIWSARPLQRLDKEIKAIESGDIQEIKGLYPVELQTIKADLNLLLESQQRQKERYRASLSDLAHALKTPLAVLKSSPLANDADAQEQLDRINVMIEHQLKRAATGASDTWKKQTVIKPVLDSILSAMGKVYRDKDIIFDCKVGKKDYFLGDKTDLMELLGNLIDNACKACRSQVTIKVAQGKTLCISISDDGPGVPQDKRESLLTRGTRLDTYESGHGVGMAIVSDLVKSYRGLLTISKSEQLGGAKFMLEFNYHEKK is encoded by the coding sequence GTGGTAGCACCGCAAATATCGTTAAAAATAAGGCAAGGATTTATCCTTGTCTTTGTTTTATTAGTCGCCCTGCCTATTTTGTTTTACTCTATAGGCACCGCTTATTATGCCTCTTTGGTTGATGCGACAGAAAAAAATCTCGAAGCTCACCTCTACTCCCTTATTTCTGAAGTCGACTTTACTGAGCGCGGCATTATTATGCCCAGCACTATTTTAACCCCCGAACTTAATAATTTAAATTCAGATACCTACGCAATGATATACCGCGATGATGTACCTATTTGGTATTCTGAGTCGGCGGTGAATGTTAATTTTACGCCAGAATATATTGAGCCCAAAGCGGGCGCTGCTGACTTTAGGCGTGTAGAGTATAATAACACCAGCTATTGGCAACTAAGCTTAACCGTTATTCTCAATAATATTGATCAGTCTGAGCAAGCACGCTTTATTTTACTCAAGCGTAACGACGCGCTAGTAAAGCTTATGGATGGCTTTAAACAAACGCTAGTTGATTGGATGTTTATAATGGGAATAGCAATTGCGGGGTTAATGGCTATTGGTTTTATTTGGAGTGCCCGCCCACTACAGCGCCTAGATAAAGAAATTAAAGCGATAGAGTCTGGCGATATACAAGAAATAAAAGGTTTATACCCTGTAGAGTTACAAACAATTAAAGCTGATTTAAACTTATTACTTGAGTCGCAACAACGCCAAAAAGAGCGCTACAGAGCGTCATTAAGCGACTTAGCCCACGCACTTAAAACACCATTGGCCGTACTAAAGTCTAGTCCATTGGCAAATGATGCCGATGCACAAGAACAACTCGATCGCATTAATGTGATGATCGAGCATCAATTAAAACGTGCTGCTACAGGTGCTTCCGACACTTGGAAAAAACAAACCGTTATTAAACCTGTTTTAGACTCTATTTTAAGCGCTATGGGTAAAGTATACCGCGATAAAGATATTATTTTCGATTGTAAAGTAGGTAAAAAAGATTACTTTTTAGGTGATAAAACCGACCTAATGGAATTACTCGGTAATTTAATTGATAACGCCTGTAAAGCATGTCGCTCACAAGTAACTATTAAAGTAGCGCAAGGTAAAACCCTGTGTATTAGTATTAGCGACGACGGCCCAGGTGTACCACAAGACAAACGCGAATCTCTACTTACCAGAGGCACACGCTTAGATACCTACGAAAGCGGCCATGGTGTAGGTATGGCAATCGTATCTGACTTAGTTAAGTCGTATCGTGGATTACTCACAATTTCTAAGTCTGAGCAATTAGGCGGAGCCAAGTTTATGCTAGAGTTTAATTACCATGAAAAAAAGTAA
- a CDS encoding response regulator transcription factor, which translates to MRILVIEDDLHLADNLRNALEKERYSVDLCHDGEAGLFHITEYPLDMAVVDLGLPKIDGIELINKARAQGITIPILILTARDRWQDKVEGLDAGADDYLTKPFHVEELIARCNALIRRSAGKANPEMTAGPIKIHTRSQQVWVDDKELSLTAYEYKVLEYLMVNPQKVISKSELTEHIYDQDFDLDSNVIEVFVLRLRKKLDPEGVLNPVETLRGRGYRLKSQW; encoded by the coding sequence ATGCGAATTTTAGTTATAGAAGATGATTTACACTTAGCAGATAACCTGCGTAATGCTCTAGAAAAAGAACGTTACAGTGTAGACTTATGCCACGATGGTGAAGCGGGTCTTTTTCATATCACCGAGTACCCTCTGGACATGGCTGTGGTTGACTTAGGTTTACCTAAAATAGACGGGATTGAGCTGATTAATAAAGCCCGTGCTCAAGGCATTACCATTCCTATTTTAATATTAACAGCGCGTGATCGTTGGCAAGACAAAGTAGAAGGCTTAGATGCTGGTGCAGATGACTACCTAACAAAACCGTTTCATGTTGAGGAGCTAATTGCCCGTTGTAATGCACTAATTCGCCGCAGCGCAGGTAAAGCAAACCCAGAAATGACAGCAGGACCAATTAAAATTCATACTCGCTCGCAGCAAGTCTGGGTTGACGATAAAGAGTTAAGCTTAACTGCATACGAATACAAAGTACTAGAATACCTCATGGTTAATCCGCAAAAGGTAATTTCTAAATCAGAGCTTACTGAGCATATTTACGATCAAGACTTTGACCTTGATTCGAACGTAATTGAAGTATTTGTACTGCGTTTACGTAAAAAATTAGATCCTGAAGGCGTATTAAACCCTGTAGAAACACTACGAGGACGCGGCTACAGGCTTAAAAGCCAGTGGTAG
- a CDS encoding PepSY domain-containing protein gives MRVLLILNFFACICFANTLQANTITKVNSVEISKKKAVVLAKETTDGTTLKITEKINFYTVRILKSDGHVVDLKINKKTGEVKKD, from the coding sequence ATGCGCGTATTATTAATCCTCAACTTTTTCGCTTGTATTTGTTTTGCTAATACGCTGCAAGCTAATACAATAACCAAGGTTAATAGTGTTGAGATAAGCAAAAAGAAAGCGGTAGTACTTGCAAAAGAAACCACTGACGGTACGACATTAAAAATTACCGAAAAAATAAATTTTTATACTGTACGAATTTTAAAATCTGACGGCCACGTCGTAGATTTAAAAATAAATAAAAAAACTGGCGAAGTGAAAAAGGATTGA
- a CDS encoding YciI family protein has translation MLYMIYSIDVENSLALRKEARPAHLARLSELDSQNRLLTAGPLPAIDNEDPSDAGFTGSLVIAQFDSLEAAREWAAADPYVAAGVYENSIVKPYKKVFPA, from the coding sequence ATGTTGTACATGATTTATTCAATCGATGTTGAAAACAGCTTAGCACTGCGTAAAGAGGCCCGACCAGCGCACCTTGCACGCTTAAGTGAACTTGATTCGCAAAACCGTTTACTGACTGCAGGCCCGCTTCCGGCTATCGATAATGAAGACCCGAGTGATGCTGGTTTTACCGGTTCACTGGTAATTGCTCAGTTTGACTCTTTAGAGGCCGCCCGAGAATGGGCAGCAGCCGACCCTTATGTTGCGGCTGGTGTATATGAAAACTCAATTGTTAAACCGTATAAAAAAGTATTCCCTGCTTAA
- a CDS encoding sodium-dependent transporter codes for MSENREHFSSRLGFILAAAGSAVGIGNLVGFPVSATKNGGGAFLLVYALFVAFICLPVMMAEMAMGRKAQKDPLGSYKILGNNDTKWKLAGFLAVFTPFMIAVFYMVITVWIFGYLTQTALGNLDSLANPGHFGLFINSYTVFAYMAAVVLVVNLILLGGVKQGIEKAAKFLMPALFVMLIVLVGYVLTLDNAMAGVKYYIIPDFSKMNASVLNGALAQAFFSLSLGMGILMTYASYISKKDDIVGSAKMVAITDSLVAFVAGLMVLPAIFSFDPNTDPAALSDSSVSMIFVYLPKILLALQHDIGYFGASAVAFLFFLLVFFAAITSLVSIVEVPTATLSDRKGISRKKALGILTLATGVLTVLCTMSFGMVDSLTSFTGYGGQSKSFFDVVYDVFYDTILPFNGLMVCLFVMYRWKKANLSKELSIGSPNYAGSFMEKYVNFSLSTFIPIILATIFINTVATKFFGLKLFGF; via the coding sequence ATGAGTGAAAATAGAGAGCATTTTAGCTCCCGCCTAGGGTTTATATTAGCAGCGGCGGGCTCTGCTGTGGGCATTGGTAATTTAGTGGGCTTTCCTGTTTCTGCAACAAAAAACGGTGGTGGCGCATTCTTGCTCGTCTATGCCTTGTTTGTCGCATTTATTTGTTTACCCGTAATGATGGCTGAAATGGCCATGGGCCGTAAAGCGCAAAAAGATCCCCTAGGTTCATACAAAATATTGGGCAACAACGATACAAAATGGAAGTTGGCTGGTTTTTTAGCTGTGTTTACTCCTTTTATGATAGCGGTTTTTTATATGGTTATTACCGTATGGATTTTTGGCTATTTAACGCAAACCGCACTTGGTAATTTAGATTCGTTGGCAAACCCTGGACACTTTGGGCTGTTTATTAATAGCTACACTGTATTTGCTTATATGGCAGCTGTGGTACTTGTTGTTAACTTAATTTTGTTAGGTGGCGTAAAGCAAGGAATAGAAAAAGCGGCTAAATTTTTAATGCCGGCATTATTTGTCATGTTAATTGTGTTAGTCGGTTATGTATTAACGCTAGATAACGCGATGGCAGGTGTTAAGTATTATATTATTCCTGATTTTTCTAAAATGAATGCCAGTGTGTTAAATGGTGCGTTAGCGCAAGCATTTTTCTCATTATCGCTAGGTATGGGTATTTTAATGACGTATGCGTCTTATATATCTAAAAAGGACGATATTGTAGGCAGTGCAAAAATGGTCGCGATTACCGACTCATTGGTTGCGTTTGTTGCAGGTTTAATGGTGTTACCGGCTATTTTTAGCTTTGATCCTAATACAGATCCTGCGGCGCTTTCTGATTCATCAGTATCGATGATATTTGTATACCTTCCTAAAATATTGTTAGCACTGCAACATGACATTGGTTACTTTGGTGCATCAGCAGTGGCGTTCTTATTCTTTTTATTAGTATTTTTTGCTGCAATTACATCACTCGTTTCTATTGTAGAAGTACCTACAGCAACATTAAGCGATCGCAAAGGCATAAGCCGTAAAAAAGCATTGGGTATTTTAACCTTAGCCACAGGCGTGCTTACAGTTTTATGTACTATGTCGTTTGGTATGGTAGATAGCTTAACGTCGTTTACTGGTTACGGCGGTCAAAGTAAGAGCTTTTTTGATGTGGTTTACGATGTATTTTACGACACCATCTTACCGTTTAACGGTTTAATGGTGTGTTTATTTGTAATGTACCGCTGGAAAAAAGCAAATTTAAGTAAAGAGTTGAGCATAGGCTCGCCTAATTATGCAGGCAGCTTTATGGAAAAGTATGTTAACTTTTCGCTTTCAACGTTTATTCCAATTATTTTAGCGACTATATTTATAAACACAGTTGCAACTAAGTTTTTTGGATTGAAATTATTTGGTTTTTAA
- a CDS encoding HU family DNA-binding protein — protein sequence MNKAQLVTAMAQKSELTKKDAQAALTSLQKVITKSLAEGDQVQINGFGTFALSYYPARTGRNPQTGASIEIEGANKAVFKASKTLKDLL from the coding sequence ATGAATAAAGCACAACTAGTTACCGCTATGGCTCAAAAAAGTGAGTTAACTAAAAAAGACGCACAAGCAGCACTTACTAGTTTACAAAAAGTAATTACTAAGTCGCTTGCAGAAGGGGATCAAGTACAAATAAACGGTTTTGGTACTTTTGCATTAAGCTATTACCCTGCACGCACTGGGCGTAATCCACAAACCGGTGCTAGTATTGAAATTGAAGGGGCTAATAAAGCGGTGTTTAAAGCTTCTAAAACGTTAAAAGACCTTCTTTAA
- the trpA gene encoding tryptophan synthase subunit alpha produces MSQVNTDRYGKMFATLNEQKHGAFVPFVTIGDPGKEQSIAIIKSLIDGGADALELGIPFSDPIADGPVIQKANIRALNVHINTQDCFDIIKQIRQYNADIPIGLLLYSNLVFKRGIDTFYKDAKAAGVDSILVADVPLHESKTFRKAAMANGVDPIFIATPNADDDTLRACASYGRGYTYLLSRAGVTGTDEKAQMPAGNIVTKLKEYHSAPALLGFGISTPDDVKAALNAGAAGAISGSAVVKIIEANLDDLPTMTAQLKAFVTKMKAATAL; encoded by the coding sequence ATGAGCCAAGTAAATACAGATCGCTACGGTAAAATGTTTGCCACCCTTAATGAGCAAAAACATGGGGCATTTGTACCCTTTGTAACCATTGGCGACCCCGGTAAAGAGCAAAGTATTGCTATTATTAAAAGTTTAATTGATGGCGGCGCTGATGCCCTTGAACTTGGTATTCCGTTTTCAGATCCAATTGCAGATGGACCAGTAATACAAAAAGCGAATATTCGCGCCCTTAATGTACACATTAACACCCAAGACTGCTTTGATATTATTAAGCAAATACGCCAGTACAATGCAGATATTCCAATTGGTTTATTACTGTATTCAAACTTAGTATTTAAACGCGGTATCGACACCTTTTATAAAGATGCTAAAGCCGCCGGCGTCGACTCTATTTTAGTGGCCGATGTGCCACTGCATGAGTCAAAAACATTTAGAAAGGCAGCCATGGCAAACGGTGTAGACCCTATCTTTATTGCCACCCCTAATGCTGATGACGACACGCTTCGCGCATGCGCATCGTATGGCAGAGGTTACACTTATTTACTGTCGCGTGCGGGAGTTACCGGCACTGACGAAAAAGCGCAAATGCCAGCGGGCAACATTGTAACTAAATTAAAAGAATACCATAGCGCACCTGCGCTATTAGGTTTTGGTATTTCAACGCCTGATGATGTAAAAGCTGCATTAAATGCCGGTGCTGCGGGGGCTATTTCTGGCTCGGCAGTGGTTAAAATTATCGAAGCAAACCTTGATGACTTACCTACCATGACAGCGCAATTAAAAGCCTTTGTAACTAAAATGAAAGCCGCTACAGCGCTTTAA
- the trpB gene encoding tryptophan synthase subunit beta, with translation MKNPAYFGEFGGMFVPELLVPALKQLENEFNKAQKDPQFQAELSKLLNEYAGRPTPLTLTRNLIKNPKVKLYLKREDLLHGGAHKTNQVLGQALLTKRMGKTEVIAETGAGQHGVATALACALLGLKCRIYMGAKDVERQQPNVFRMELMGATVIPVTAGSGTLKDAVNEALRDWSANYQDAHYLLGTAAGPHPFPTIVREYQKIIGEEAKQQVLKAEGRLPDAVIACVGGGSNAIGMFSDFINEPSVKLIGVEPAGKGLDTHEHGATICKGTKGILHGTYTYIMQNDDGQIEESYSVSAGLDYPAVGPQHAFLHETGRAQYVAITDTEALDAFQSLAKNEGIIPALESSHALAYALKYAETLTDESIIVVNLSGRGDKDLAHVHNVLSQGGQI, from the coding sequence ATGAAAAATCCAGCTTATTTTGGCGAGTTTGGCGGTATGTTTGTACCCGAGCTACTTGTCCCTGCGCTTAAGCAGTTAGAAAACGAATTTAATAAAGCACAAAAAGATCCACAGTTTCAGGCTGAGCTTTCAAAATTACTTAACGAGTACGCGGGTCGCCCTACGCCACTTACTTTAACGCGTAATTTAATTAAAAACCCAAAGGTTAAACTGTATTTAAAGCGTGAAGATTTACTGCACGGTGGCGCGCACAAAACTAACCAAGTACTTGGCCAAGCGTTATTAACTAAACGTATGGGTAAAACAGAGGTTATTGCCGAAACAGGTGCAGGCCAACATGGTGTTGCTACAGCACTTGCCTGTGCTCTACTGGGTTTGAAATGCCGTATTTACATGGGCGCAAAAGACGTTGAACGTCAGCAACCAAACGTATTTAGAATGGAGCTAATGGGCGCGACAGTTATTCCGGTAACAGCGGGATCTGGCACATTAAAAGATGCTGTAAACGAAGCACTGCGTGACTGGTCAGCAAATTATCAAGATGCGCATTACCTACTTGGTACTGCAGCGGGCCCACACCCATTCCCTACTATTGTGCGTGAATACCAAAAAATTATTGGCGAAGAAGCAAAACAACAAGTGCTTAAAGCTGAAGGCCGCCTACCAGATGCCGTTATTGCCTGTGTTGGCGGCGGCTCAAATGCCATTGGTATGTTTAGTGATTTTATTAACGAGCCAAGTGTAAAGCTCATTGGTGTTGAACCTGCAGGTAAAGGTTTAGATACACACGAGCACGGTGCCACTATTTGTAAAGGCACTAAAGGTATATTGCACGGCACTTACACCTATATTATGCAAAATGACGACGGCCAAATAGAAGAGTCGTACTCTGTATCTGCTGGTCTTGATTACCCGGCTGTTGGGCCGCAACATGCATTTTTACACGAAACAGGTCGTGCACAATATGTAGCCATCACCGACACCGAAGCACTAGACGCTTTTCAGTCGCTTGCCAAAAATGAAGGTATTATTCCGGCGCTCGAATCTAGCCATGCCCTAGCTTATGCACTTAAATATGCAGAAACGCTAACTGATGAAAGCATTATAGTGGTTAATTTAAGTGGCCGAGGCGATAAAGACTTAGCCCACGTTCACAATGTATTGTCGCAAGGAGGTCAAATATGA
- the trpCF gene encoding bifunctional indole-3-glycerol-phosphate synthase TrpC/phosphoribosylanthranilate isomerase TrpF, which translates to MANVLDKIVADKKLELIERKAARPLDSFKHLAVPTTRSFYKALAAPGIQFILECKKASPSKGLIREPFNLTEITSVYKKYASCMSVLTDTKYFQGSFDYLEFVRSQVEQPLICKDFFIDEYQVYMARIYGGDAILLMLSVLDDESYKALHSVADSLNMSVLTEVSNEAEVHRALALDAKIIGINNRDLRDLSTDLATTEKLRKLIPANKVVISESGIYTHQDVKRLAPLCDGFLIGSSLMSERDLEQACKRVILGDNKVCGLTRSQDALAAYENGAVYGGLIFHPKSPRYVDLDCAIELSQSAPLNFVGVFVDAPIEQVAHYASVLKLAAVQLHGQESDDYITTLRTQLPTDCEIWKAQAIKDALPTPVNGVDRILYDTHSNTQAGGTGKTFDWSVLRDATTPFMLAGGLNPENIKEALFQGALGLDLNSGVEQSPGKKCPNKLQNAFTSIRNY; encoded by the coding sequence ATGGCTAATGTATTAGACAAAATTGTTGCTGATAAAAAATTAGAACTAATTGAGCGCAAAGCCGCTCGCCCACTAGATAGCTTTAAGCACCTTGCGGTGCCTACAACTCGCAGCTTTTATAAAGCACTTGCAGCCCCTGGCATTCAGTTTATTTTAGAATGTAAAAAAGCATCGCCGTCTAAAGGGCTTATAAGAGAGCCTTTTAATTTAACTGAAATAACCTCGGTTTATAAAAAGTATGCCAGCTGTATGAGCGTGCTAACCGACACCAAGTATTTTCAAGGCAGCTTTGATTACTTAGAGTTTGTACGTAGCCAAGTAGAACAGCCTCTTATTTGCAAAGACTTTTTTATAGACGAGTATCAAGTATATATGGCGCGTATTTATGGCGGCGACGCTATATTATTAATGCTCTCAGTACTTGATGATGAAAGCTATAAAGCACTGCATAGCGTTGCTGACTCGTTAAATATGTCGGTGCTAACTGAGGTAAGTAATGAAGCAGAAGTACACCGTGCGCTTGCCCTTGATGCTAAAATAATTGGCATTAACAACCGCGATTTACGCGATTTAAGTACAGATTTGGCCACTACCGAAAAACTACGTAAACTTATTCCGGCTAATAAAGTCGTTATTTCTGAGTCGGGTATTTACACCCACCAAGACGTAAAACGATTAGCACCGCTTTGCGATGGCTTTTTAATTGGCAGCTCACTTATGAGCGAACGCGATTTAGAGCAAGCCTGCAAAAGAGTTATTTTAGGCGATAACAAAGTATGTGGCTTAACACGCAGCCAAGATGCACTTGCAGCGTATGAAAATGGTGCCGTATATGGCGGGTTAATTTTTCATCCTAAATCGCCTCGTTATGTCGACTTAGACTGCGCCATAGAGCTTAGCCAAAGTGCACCGCTTAACTTTGTTGGGGTATTTGTAGATGCGCCTATAGAGCAAGTAGCCCACTACGCAAGTGTATTAAAATTGGCGGCTGTGCAATTACACGGTCAAGAAAGTGACGATTACATTACCACCTTGCGTACACAACTACCTACCGACTGCGAAATTTGGAAAGCACAAGCAATAAAAGATGCACTGCCGACTCCAGTAAACGGTGTTGATCGCATTTTGTACGACACCCACAGCAACACCCAAGCTGGCGGTACAGGTAAAACCTTTGATTGGTCGGTGCTGCGTGATGCCACCACCCCCTTTATGCTTGCTGGAGGCTTAAATCCTGAGAACATTAAAGAGGCACTTTTTCAAGGCGCCCTAGGGCTAGACCTTAATTCTGGAGTAGAACAGTCTCCGGGTAAAAAGTGCCCTAACAAATTACAAAACGCATTTACAAGTATTAGAAATTATTGA
- the trpD gene encoding anthranilate phosphoribosyltransferase, translated as MHNASIQTAIEQLISNQSLSYTQSKALFDEIMQGNMSDIELSALLIALKSKGEISDEIAGAAASMRENALAFNTTSNQLADCCGTGGDGSNTINISTTAAIVAAAAGINMVKHGNRSVSSNSGSADLLKALGINIEMTPAQAANCLEQTGFTFLFAPQYHPGVRHAMGVRTTLKTRTIFNILGPLVNPAAPEVQLLGVYDPNLCLPMAQTLRTLGTKRAMIVHGSGTDEIALHGPTTVVELNNGNINEYTLNPSDFDLANYSLEQLTGEGPQYNANVSLAILQGKGNEAHNAAIIVNVAALLYLSGKAQSLKDGAQQVHTLLSSGQAMNTLNAIIEVSNG; from the coding sequence ATGCACAATGCGAGCATTCAAACTGCAATTGAGCAACTGATAAGCAACCAATCATTAAGCTACACGCAATCTAAAGCGCTGTTTGATGAAATAATGCAAGGTAATATGAGTGATATTGAGCTCAGCGCGCTACTTATAGCGTTAAAATCAAAAGGCGAAATCAGCGATGAAATAGCTGGCGCTGCGGCGTCTATGCGAGAAAATGCGCTCGCCTTTAATACTACCAGTAACCAACTTGCTGATTGCTGCGGTACCGGTGGCGATGGCTCTAATACAATTAATATTAGCACTACCGCTGCTATCGTTGCAGCAGCGGCAGGTATTAACATGGTAAAACACGGTAATCGCAGTGTCTCGAGTAACTCAGGCTCTGCCGATTTACTCAAAGCATTGGGCATCAATATTGAAATGACGCCAGCACAAGCTGCAAATTGCTTAGAGCAAACAGGCTTTACTTTTTTGTTTGCACCTCAGTATCACCCAGGCGTACGCCACGCAATGGGAGTACGTACTACCCTTAAAACACGCACTATTTTTAATATTTTAGGGCCTTTGGTAAATCCAGCAGCGCCTGAAGTACAGTTACTCGGGGTATACGACCCCAATTTATGCCTACCTATGGCACAAACATTAAGAACCCTAGGCACCAAACGCGCAATGATAGTACATGGCTCTGGCACCGACGAAATTGCTCTGCACGGCCCAACTACTGTGGTTGAGTTAAATAATGGCAACATTAACGAGTATACGCTTAACCCAAGTGACTTTGACCTTGCAAACTATTCACTTGAACAACTAACCGGTGAAGGCCCACAATACAACGCTAATGTCTCTCTTGCTATTTTACAAGGTAAGGGCAATGAAGCGCATAATGCCGCTATTATTGTTAATGTGGCCGCACTGTTATACCTAAGTGGTAAAGCGCAATCGCTAAAAGACGGCGCACAACAAGTACACACGTTATTAAGTTCAGGGCAAGCCATGAACACACTAAATGCAATTATTGAGGTAAGTAATGGCTAA